AATAACTGCAAGCGGCCTGGACATTTTGCTCGAGATTGTCCCCATGTCTCAATCTGCCACAACTGTGGCCTTCCTGGGTGGGTACTTTTGCTTGCCTTTTCTAACTTTTTCCATCTTTCCATTTGTGCATCATGTTTTGACTTGGTTTAGATTGTTATGTGAACTTGTTGGTAATTTTTATGCTAATAGAGCCATATCATATCTTTAGGTGGTTTCTAAGATGGATTTGTGCTTCACATTTTTAGATTGATATAGATGtatacacatttttgtttctttagatttGCTTATTTCTGCCCAACATTGTACGAAATCCGTGAATTTGGTTAACTATAATTTGAGTCTTTACAAATCTTGGCAGGCACATTGTATCAGAATGCTCCACAAAGTCGTTGTGTTGGAACTGCCGTGAACCAGGTCACATGGCTAATAGCTGCACCAACGAAGGCATTTGTCACAGCTGTGGTATAGCCGGACACCGAGCTAAAGGCTGCACAGCTCGCCAGCTCCCACCTGGAGACCTTAGACTCTGCAACAACTGTTACAAGCAAGGCCACTTTGCAGCAGATTGCACAAACGAGAAAGCATGCAACAACTGCAGGAAGACTGGTCATTTGGCTCGTGACTGTAAAGACGATCCTGTGTGCAACCTGTGTAATGTCGCTGGTCACCTTGCTGTTAAATGCCCAAAAACAGAGGGACTAGCAGGAGACCGAAGACCACGTGGGATCAGAGGCGTGCATCCTGGTGGCGGCTATAACCGAGACCAGTACGAGGAAGACATTGTGTGTAGGAACTGCCGGCAAGTGGGGCATATGAGCAGACACTGCACAGCTCGGTTGATGATATGTCGTAATTGTGGTGGAAGAGGCCACATTGCGTATGATTGTCCTTCTGCGAGATTTGTGAACAATCAGTTTCCCTTAAGGTACTAAAGCCACCACAAAGAGGGGCTTTTGCTTCGTCTACAAATCAGTAGTGTTGTTAGCTCGTGAGTTGGTTTTGATGTTATGACTTTATTTTTGTCCCTAGTTTCGACTTCCAGCTTTTGAAACCTGATATACGACTGAGAAATCATTATATCTTCCGCCATTCTCACCGCTTTCGCCACTATAAAACGTCATCAGTTCATCGACCATGTCATCGTCCAAGCATATTCGTAGATTATTTTCTTCTCGATATGTGCATCGGTGATTTTGTTTATGAACCCATGGATAACTGCATAAATTTGTGATCTTTGAGAATTAATAGGCAAAGTAATTCATTTCAAGATAACTAATTCATTATGATAGATCATTGGAAACAATATGATATCCAAAGTACTATCAAATGTTTTAAGACATATTCTTGTGAATCTAGTATGCTATATTGGACAAGTCTTAAATTTTGATAAACACAAGTCTTACATGTCATTTTATAATAATACAAttccaaatttaataataattaagcattttttatttatatccaTACCTCATagtttatttatgtaaaatagttttaaaaaggttATAATAAAAGTAGACATGTGTTAGAACCCCCACTTTTGAGCCTTGGTTACAATCTCTTGAATTGAGAGATACACATTAGTGGCTTTATAGATCTTAAAAATAAGGATTTATCTCAAATAATAAAACTACACAGAATTatttaaacctttttctttctttaaacaCGTGTGTTCcatgtattaaatatataattttcaagat
The sequence above is a segment of the Camelina sativa cultivar DH55 chromosome 10, Cs, whole genome shotgun sequence genome. Coding sequences within it:
- the LOC104716178 gene encoding DNA-binding protein HEXBP — translated: MSSAERRSRKIHTDRFAYRDDPYRRDSLPIPSFSQDNTCNNCKRPGHFARDCPHVSICHNCGLPGHIVSECSTKSLCWNCREPGHMANSCTNEGICHSCGIAGHRAKGCTARQLPPGDLRLCNNCYKQGHFAADCTNEKACNNCRKTGHLARDCKDDPVCNLCNVAGHLAVKCPKTEGLAGDRRPRGIRGVHPGGGYNRDQYEEDIVCRNCRQVGHMSRHCTARLMICRNCGGRGHIAYDCPSARFVNNQFPLSFDFQLLKPDIRLRNHYIFRHSHRFRHYKTSSVHRPCHRPSIFVDYFLLDMCIGDFVYEPMDNCINL